The following nucleotide sequence is from Methylocella sp..
TCCTCGACAAATGTGTCGATGGCGATGTCTCGGCTCAAAAGATGGGCGCGATCGCCCATGCCGCTATAGCTTGGGGCGAAGACCGAATGGCCAAGGCCGCGCAGGCGATCGCCACCGGCCGCCAGCACCATCCGCCATGCCAGGAGCCATGCGCCAACACAAAGGTTTTCGGCTTCGCCGTCTGTCCGACCGCAGACCCGGCGCCCAGCGCGGAGACCGCCGCAATGGGAACGCCGGTCATCGCATTCAGCACATTTCGCCGCGTGGCCCGCTGCGACGGGCCGGCATTCATGAAAACAACAGCGTCGAGAGCCTCTTGCGCGCCGAAATCGTCGCCGGATCCATCGGACCCCATGCCTCGAAAAATTGAAGCAATTGCTTGCGGGCTCCGTCCTCGCGCCAGCTGCGGTCGCGCCGGATAATGTCGAGCAGGGCGGCGGCGGCCTCATCCCGCTGATTTTGCGCGCTGAGCGCGATTGCGTAATCGAACCGGGCTTGATGATCGTTCGGATCGGCTTCGATCTTTCGCTTCAAATCGGAAAAATCGCCGATCGAGGCCGCCTGTTCGGCAAGATCGAGGGCGGCTCTCGCGCCGATCACCCCCGCGTCGCGATCGCCGCTCGCCGGGACGGACGCCAGAATTGCTTTCGCCCTTTCGAGTTCGCCAGTCGCGATGAAGATTTTGGCGAGGCTCGCGACAGCTGCGAGATCGCTCGGGTTTTCGGCGATGATCGCGGCATATATTTCCGCGGCGCCCGCAGCATCGCCCGCCGCGAGCAAAGCCTCGGCCTCAGCTGGAAGGTCCGACTCGCCTCCGAGCGGTCCAACCAGCCGCTCTACAAAGCCGCGCACCTCGGATTCCGGCAACGCGCCCATAAAACCATCGACCGGCTGCGAACGCTGGAAGGCGATCACGGCCGGGATGGAGCGGACCCCCAGGCGGCCGGCGATTTCCGGGTATTCGTCAATGTTCATTTTGACCAGCTTGATCTTGTCGCCGGCCAATTGCACAATTTTTTCGAGAATCGGCGTCAGCTGCTTGCAGGGCTCGCACCAAGGGGCCCAGAAATCGACGAGAACCGGCTGACGCGCCGATTCCGCGATGACGTCCACGCCGAAGCTCGCGGTGGTCGTGTCCTTAACGGAAGACGATGCTTGCGCCCCAGTTGCGCTCGGCTTGGCTTGCCCCGCACCCAGGCCGTATAATCCCGCCATGTTCGGCTCTCCTTTGACAGCGTCTTGCCGCTGATGTTTTTGCACTGCCAAAAT
It contains:
- a CDS encoding co-chaperone YbbN, giving the protein MAGLYGLGAGQAKPSATGAQASSSVKDTTTASFGVDVIAESARQPVLVDFWAPWCEPCKQLTPILEKIVQLAGDKIKLVKMNIDEYPEIAGRLGVRSIPAVIAFQRSQPVDGFMGALPESEVRGFVERLVGPLGGESDLPAEAEALLAAGDAAGAAEIYAAIIAENPSDLAAVASLAKIFIATGELERAKAILASVPASGDRDAGVIGARAALDLAEQAASIGDFSDLKRKIEADPNDHQARFDYAIALSAQNQRDEAAAALLDIIRRDRSWREDGARKQLLQFFEAWGPMDPATISARKRLSTLLFS